A portion of the Bacillus sp. es.034 genome contains these proteins:
- the dnaJ gene encoding molecular chaperone DnaJ — protein MSKRDYYEILGVGKDASKDEMKKAYRKLSKKYHPDINKEADADEKFKEISEAYEVLSDDQKRAQYDRFGHTDPNQGFGGGADFGGGGFGGFEDIFNTFFGGGGGGRRRDPNAPRQGADLQYTMSLTFEEAVFGKETEIEIPREEECDTCHGSGAKPGTKVNTCSHCNGSGQLNVEQNTPFGRIVNRRVCHYCNGTGKQIKEKCSTCGGAGKVQKRRKIAVKIPAGIDDGQQLRVTGQGEPGINGGPAGDLYVVFHVRSHDFFERNGDDIYCEMPVTFAQAALGDEIEVPTLHGKVKLKVPAGTQTSTRFRLKGKGVPNVRGYGTGDQHVQVKVVTPSKLTDKQKQLLREFADISGQVPDEQHESFFDKVKKAFKGE, from the coding sequence ATGAGTAAACGGGACTATTATGAGATTCTTGGGGTTGGTAAAGATGCCTCAAAAGACGAAATGAAGAAAGCATACCGCAAGCTCTCCAAAAAATATCATCCGGATATTAATAAAGAAGCGGATGCGGATGAAAAGTTTAAAGAAATATCGGAAGCGTATGAAGTGTTAAGTGATGATCAGAAGCGCGCTCAGTATGATCGTTTCGGACACACGGACCCTAACCAGGGATTCGGGGGCGGCGCTGACTTTGGCGGCGGCGGTTTCGGTGGTTTCGAAGATATCTTCAATACATTCTTCGGTGGAGGCGGCGGTGGCCGCAGGAGAGATCCAAACGCACCACGTCAAGGAGCGGATCTTCAATACACGATGTCTCTGACATTTGAAGAAGCGGTATTCGGGAAAGAAACCGAAATCGAAATTCCGAGAGAAGAAGAGTGTGATACGTGCCATGGTTCGGGAGCGAAGCCTGGGACCAAGGTTAATACATGTTCTCACTGTAATGGATCCGGTCAATTGAATGTCGAGCAGAATACACCATTCGGCCGCATTGTGAACAGAAGGGTTTGTCACTACTGTAACGGTACAGGTAAACAAATCAAGGAAAAATGTTCAACATGTGGTGGTGCGGGTAAAGTACAGAAACGCCGTAAAATTGCTGTCAAGATCCCTGCTGGTATCGATGATGGACAACAGCTGCGCGTGACAGGTCAAGGGGAACCGGGTATTAATGGCGGCCCTGCCGGTGACTTGTATGTGGTTTTCCACGTCCGTTCACATGATTTCTTCGAACGTAACGGAGATGACATTTACTGTGAAATGCCTGTAACGTTTGCCCAGGCCGCATTGGGGGATGAAATTGAAGTACCGACCTTACACGGTAAAGTAAAGCTGAAAGTCCCTGCAGGAACTCAGACGAGTACGAGATTCCGCTTGAAAGGCAAGGGAGTACCGAATGTACGTGGTTACGGTACGGGGGATCAGCATGTACAGGTGAAAGTGGTCACGCCATCCAAGCTGACGGATAAGCAGAAACAATTATTGAGAGAATTTGCAGACATCAGCGGTCAAGTTCCTGATGAACAGCATGAAAGCTTCTTTGATAAAGTAAAAAAGGCCTTTAAAGGCGAATAA
- the prmA gene encoding 50S ribosomal protein L11 methyltransferase — protein sequence MKWSEISILTTNEAIEPISNILHESGASGVVIEDPAELVKEREDMFGEIYQLNPDDYPTDGVMVKAYLPVNSFLGETVDEIKQGITNLVTYDIDIGENKVEISEVNEEEWATAWKKYYHPVKISDKFTIVPTWEDYTPVHSDELIIELDPGMAFGTGTHPTTVMCIQALERIVKEHDTVIDVGTGSGVLSIASALLAADQVRAYDLDEVAVRSARLNVKLNKVQETVSVDANNLLNGVTGQADVIVANILAEIILRFTEDAYELVKPGGYFITSGIIQPKKQEVRDSLEAAGFHIEEIMVMEDWVAIIAVKPE from the coding sequence ATGAAATGGTCAGAAATCAGTATTCTTACAACGAATGAAGCGATTGAGCCGATTTCAAACATTCTTCACGAATCAGGGGCAAGCGGTGTGGTCATTGAAGACCCTGCCGAATTAGTTAAGGAAAGAGAAGATATGTTCGGGGAGATCTACCAACTCAACCCTGATGACTACCCAACTGACGGCGTCATGGTCAAAGCCTATTTGCCCGTCAATAGTTTCCTTGGGGAAACCGTTGATGAAATCAAGCAGGGCATCACGAACCTCGTTACGTATGATATCGACATTGGTGAAAACAAAGTGGAAATCTCTGAAGTGAATGAAGAAGAGTGGGCCACGGCTTGGAAGAAGTATTACCATCCCGTCAAGATTTCCGATAAATTTACGATTGTACCAACCTGGGAAGATTATACTCCTGTCCACAGTGATGAACTCATCATTGAACTGGATCCGGGTATGGCATTCGGAACGGGTACTCACCCGACTACCGTCATGTGTATCCAGGCACTTGAGCGGATCGTAAAAGAACATGATACCGTCATTGATGTGGGTACGGGCTCAGGAGTATTATCCATTGCATCGGCTCTATTAGCTGCAGACCAGGTACGTGCATATGACCTGGATGAAGTCGCGGTTCGTTCAGCTAGGCTGAATGTAAAGTTGAACAAAGTTCAGGAAACGGTATCGGTCGATGCCAATAATCTATTGAACGGGGTGACCGGACAGGCTGATGTGATCGTAGCGAACATCCTGGCTGAAATCATCCTGCGCTTTACAGAAGACGCATACGAGCTTGTGAAGCCGGGTGGATATTTTATCACTTCCGGGATCATCCAGCCTAAAAAGCAGGAAGTACGTGACTCTTTGGAAGCTGCCGGTTTCCATATCGAAGAGATCATGGTTATGGAAGACTGGGTTGCAATCATCGCTGTCAAGCCAGAATAA
- a CDS encoding 16S rRNA (uracil(1498)-N(3))-methyltransferase has product MQRYFIEDLYRENDPIMITGDDYHHIVRVMRMKEQDEVFVVFKDQASAITRIETISSDAVKLSIVQWETSTKELPIKVTIASGLPKGDKLELIFQKGTELGATQFIPFNADRSIVKWDEKKAKKKTERWEKIVKEAAEQSHRLLVPDVSAPVSIKQLIQAGSQFDYKLVAYEEEARAGEKGNLSKMLSSIGNGQSVLVVFGPEGGLSEKEIEMLRSGGFLTCGLGPRILRTETAPLYVLSAISYQLELMR; this is encoded by the coding sequence ATGCAACGATATTTTATAGAAGACCTATATCGAGAAAATGATCCGATTATGATCACGGGGGATGATTATCATCATATTGTCCGTGTCATGAGGATGAAGGAACAGGATGAAGTATTCGTTGTCTTCAAGGATCAGGCATCAGCGATCACCCGTATTGAAACGATTTCCAGTGACGCAGTCAAGCTATCAATAGTACAATGGGAAACATCGACGAAAGAATTACCAATTAAAGTAACCATTGCGAGCGGACTGCCGAAAGGGGATAAATTGGAGTTGATTTTCCAAAAGGGAACGGAGCTTGGAGCCACTCAATTTATCCCTTTTAATGCGGACCGCTCCATTGTGAAATGGGACGAAAAAAAAGCAAAGAAAAAGACAGAGCGATGGGAAAAGATCGTGAAGGAAGCGGCTGAACAGTCCCATAGACTTCTAGTCCCTGATGTCTCTGCACCCGTTTCAATAAAACAATTGATTCAAGCAGGCAGTCAGTTCGATTATAAACTTGTCGCATATGAAGAAGAAGCACGCGCCGGTGAAAAAGGGAACCTGTCAAAGATGTTGTCCTCCATCGGTAACGGGCAAAGTGTATTGGTCGTATTCGGCCCTGAAGGTGGATTATCGGAGAAAGAAATAGAGATGTTGAGGAGCGGGGGCTTTCTTACATGCGGCCTTGGCCCAAGGATCCTCCGAACGGAGACGGCTCCATTGTATGTTCTCTCAGCCATCAGCTATCAATTAGAACTTATGAGGTGA
- the mtaB gene encoding tRNA (N(6)-L-threonylcarbamoyladenosine(37)-C(2))-methylthiotransferase MtaB encodes MPSVAFHTLGCKVNHYETEAIWQLFKEEGYERVEYDSIADVYVINTCTVTNTGDKKSRQVIRRAIRKNPDGVICVTGCYAQTSPAEIMAIPGVDVVVGTQDRRKMLTYIEEYKKERQPINGVTNIMKNRVYEELDVPAFTDRTRASLKIQEGCNNFCTFCIIPWARGLMRSRDPEEVIHQAQQLVDAGYKEIVLTGIHTGGYGEDMKDYNLAMLLKDLEQKVKGLKRIRISSIEASQLTDEVIEVIDQSDIVVRHLHIPLQSGSNTVLKRMRRKYTMEFFAERLEKLKKALPGLAVTSDVIVGFPGETEEEFMETYHFIKEHKFSELHVFPYSKRTGTPAARMDDQIDEDIKNERVHRLIELSNQLAKEYASEFENEVLEVIPEEIYQDDLYVGYTDNYLKVVFPANEEMVGKLVKVKLTKAGYPLNEGQFVRVLEESEEKAAI; translated from the coding sequence ATGCCATCAGTAGCGTTTCACACTCTAGGGTGTAAAGTGAACCACTACGAAACTGAAGCCATCTGGCAACTATTTAAAGAAGAAGGATATGAACGTGTAGAATATGACTCGATTGCAGATGTGTATGTCATCAATACATGTACTGTAACCAATACAGGAGATAAGAAGAGCAGGCAGGTCATCCGCCGTGCCATCCGGAAAAATCCTGACGGGGTCATCTGTGTAACAGGATGCTATGCCCAAACGTCCCCGGCCGAAATCATGGCCATCCCTGGAGTCGATGTCGTTGTCGGCACACAGGATCGCAGGAAAATGCTTACGTATATCGAGGAATACAAAAAAGAGCGTCAACCGATCAATGGCGTCACGAACATCATGAAGAATCGCGTGTACGAGGAATTGGACGTGCCTGCATTCACGGACCGTACCCGTGCCTCCCTTAAGATCCAGGAAGGCTGCAACAACTTCTGTACGTTCTGTATCATTCCCTGGGCACGTGGACTGATGAGATCCCGCGATCCTGAAGAAGTCATCCACCAGGCCCAGCAGCTTGTTGATGCAGGATACAAAGAAATCGTCCTGACAGGTATCCATACAGGCGGATACGGAGAGGACATGAAGGACTACAATCTTGCTATGCTCCTTAAAGATCTTGAGCAAAAGGTGAAGGGTCTCAAGAGAATCCGCATCTCCTCCATCGAAGCAAGTCAATTGACGGATGAAGTCATTGAAGTGATCGATCAATCCGATATCGTGGTAAGGCATCTGCATATTCCATTACAATCGGGATCCAACACGGTCCTTAAAAGAATGCGCAGAAAATATACGATGGAATTCTTTGCCGAGCGTTTAGAGAAGCTTAAAAAAGCGCTGCCCGGACTTGCCGTCACATCCGATGTCATCGTTGGTTTCCCTGGTGAAACGGAAGAAGAATTCATGGAAACGTATCATTTCATCAAAGAGCATAAATTTTCTGAGCTTCACGTTTTCCCTTATTCAAAACGGACAGGCACGCCCGCTGCCCGAATGGACGATCAGATTGATGAAGACATCAAGAATGAACGTGTCCACCGTTTAATTGAACTGTCGAACCAATTAGCGAAAGAATACGCTTCAGAGTTCGAAAACGAAGTATTGGAGGTAATCCCTGAAGAAATCTATCAGGATGACCTCTATGTAGGATATACGGATAACTACTTGAAAGTGGTATTCCCTGCAAACGAAGAGATGGTAGGGAAGCTTGTGAAAGTGAAGCTCACCAAAGCGGGTTATCCCCTAAATGAAGGCCAATTTGTGCGGGTACTTGAAGAATCAGAAGAAAAAGCAGCCATTTAA
- a CDS encoding alpha-glucosidase, which produces MKKAWRKEAVGYQIYPRSFQDSNGDGIGDLQGVIQRLDYIKELGIDVIWICPMYKSPNDDNGYDISDYQDIMEDFGTMEDFDQLLNEVHKRDMKLIIDLVLNHTSDEHPWFLESKSSKDNPKRDWYIWRNGVKGKEPNNWESIFGGSAWQYDEETDQYFLHVFSTKQPDLNWENEEVREALYDTVNWWLDKGIDGFRIDAISHIKKRTGLPDMPNPKKEKYVSSFDMHMNQKGIHTFLQEFKDRTYANYDVMSVGEANGVKADEAELWVGKENGKMDMIFQFEHLGLWDAETNPDLDIVELKKVLTRWQKGLEGNGWNALFIENHDKARVVSTWGNDKEYWKESATAMAAMYFLMQGTPFIYQGQEIGMTNVQFPSIEDYDDVAVKNLYRLKREEGVPHQDIMEIIWASSRDNSRTPMQWSAGENSGFTTGTPWMKVNPNYRTINVEAQEKDEKSILNFYKKMIQLKKREDVFTYGTYDLLLEKDKQIYAYTRTGENISMVVITNLSTKNAVCDLGKLNVSSENLLLNNYEVENHGELSKLTLKPYEARVYRLK; this is translated from the coding sequence ATGAAAAAGGCATGGCGTAAAGAAGCAGTGGGATACCAAATCTATCCGAGAAGTTTCCAGGATTCCAACGGTGACGGAATCGGTGACTTACAGGGAGTCATCCAGCGCTTGGATTATATTAAAGAGTTAGGGATCGATGTGATTTGGATCTGTCCGATGTATAAATCCCCTAATGACGATAATGGGTATGATATTTCGGATTATCAGGATATCATGGAAGACTTCGGAACGATGGAAGACTTCGACCAATTATTGAATGAAGTTCATAAGAGAGATATGAAGCTGATTATTGACCTTGTCCTGAATCATACCAGTGATGAGCACCCTTGGTTCCTCGAGTCAAAGAGTTCCAAGGACAACCCAAAGCGTGATTGGTATATTTGGAGAAATGGAGTGAAAGGCAAAGAACCGAATAACTGGGAAAGCATTTTCGGGGGATCGGCTTGGCAGTATGATGAAGAAACGGACCAATACTTCCTCCATGTCTTCTCGACGAAGCAGCCGGATCTGAACTGGGAAAACGAAGAAGTGCGTGAGGCACTATATGATACGGTAAATTGGTGGCTGGATAAAGGAATCGATGGCTTCAGAATCGATGCCATCAGTCATATCAAGAAGCGTACCGGTCTGCCGGATATGCCGAATCCGAAGAAGGAAAAATACGTTTCTTCCTTTGACATGCATATGAACCAAAAAGGGATCCATACGTTCCTTCAGGAATTCAAGGATCGTACGTATGCCAATTATGACGTGATGTCGGTTGGGGAAGCAAACGGTGTGAAGGCAGATGAAGCGGAACTATGGGTCGGTAAAGAGAACGGAAAGATGGATATGATCTTTCAATTTGAACATCTTGGATTGTGGGATGCAGAAACAAATCCGGATCTCGACATCGTGGAATTGAAAAAGGTGCTCACCCGTTGGCAAAAAGGGCTGGAAGGAAACGGATGGAATGCCCTTTTTATTGAAAATCATGATAAAGCCCGTGTTGTATCGACTTGGGGTAATGACAAGGAGTACTGGAAAGAAAGTGCCACAGCGATGGCAGCCATGTATTTCCTGATGCAGGGGACACCTTTCATCTATCAGGGACAGGAAATCGGAATGACCAACGTTCAATTTCCTTCCATCGAAGACTATGATGATGTTGCCGTAAAAAATCTATACCGTCTTAAACGTGAAGAAGGGGTTCCTCATCAAGACATCATGGAAATCATCTGGGCTTCCTCCCGTGATAACAGCAGAACACCGATGCAATGGTCAGCAGGGGAAAACAGCGGATTCACAACTGGGACACCTTGGATGAAAGTGAATCCAAACTATAGGACGATCAACGTAGAAGCGCAGGAAAAAGATGAAAAGTCCATACTCAACTTCTACAAGAAAATGATTCAACTTAAGAAAAGGGAAGATGTCTTCACGTACGGAACCTATGATCTGCTCCTTGAAAAAGACAAGCAAATCTATGCTTATACCCGGACCGGAGAAAACATATCCATGGTCGTCATCACAAACCTTTCCACAAAGAACGCCGTTTGTGACCTTGGTAAACTAAACGTATCATCAGAGAACCTTCTATTGAACAACTATGAAGTAGAGAACCATGGAGAGTTAAGCAAGTTGACCCTCAAACCATACGAGGCGAGAGTATATCGACTAAAATAA
- the deoC gene encoding deoxyribose-phosphate aldolase — protein MTMNIASMIDHTLLKPESTKDQVEVLCQEAKEFKFASVCVNPTWVQYSSELLSGTEVKVCTVIGFPLGASTPETKAFETKDAIEKGATEVDMVINIGALKSGDHELVKRDIEAVVAASKGKALSKVIIETCLLTDEEKVKACQLAVEAGADYVKTSTGFSTGGATVEDIALMRKTVGPDIGVKASGGVRSLEDAQAMIEAGATRLGASSGVKIVQGLTSDSDY, from the coding sequence ATGACTATGAACATTGCAAGTATGATCGATCATACTTTACTTAAACCCGAATCAACAAAAGACCAAGTAGAGGTACTTTGCCAGGAAGCGAAAGAATTCAAGTTTGCTTCTGTGTGTGTGAACCCTACCTGGGTACAATATTCAAGCGAATTATTAAGCGGTACAGAAGTGAAAGTATGTACGGTTATCGGGTTCCCGCTTGGAGCTTCTACACCTGAAACGAAAGCGTTTGAAACAAAAGACGCAATTGAAAAAGGTGCAACGGAAGTCGATATGGTCATCAATATCGGTGCACTGAAAAGCGGAGACCATGAACTAGTGAAACGTGACATCGAAGCGGTTGTTGCAGCTTCTAAAGGCAAAGCCCTTTCTAAAGTCATTATTGAAACATGTCTTCTGACAGATGAAGAAAAAGTGAAAGCTTGTCAACTTGCTGTGGAAGCGGGAGCGGATTATGTGAAAACATCAACCGGCTTCTCGACTGGTGGAGCAACGGTTGAAGATATCGCTTTAATGAGAAAAACGGTTGGACCTGATATCGGCGTGAAAGCTTCAGGCGGCGTACGTTCCCTTGAAGACGCACAAGCGATGATCGAAGCAGGGGCTACTCGTTTAGGAGCGAGCTCAGGTGTAAAAATCGTCCAGGGATTAACAAGCGATTCTGATTATTAA
- a CDS encoding Na/Pi symporter, which translates to MILHGIAFIFFILCFLFGMTWLRSGLFNIANQKIKTWLHFLTSTPVKGVMTGTVVTAFIHSSSAVMVLTVGLASSGLIPFRQTIGIMLGSNIGTTFTLEMFTLDMNYLIVPSMIIGCVLYFFKSPQIRSSGMIFIGFGLIFTSIRAIQWLATPLTTHESLRSYMIQVNEHLVLALLIGCVLTAIIQSSTVVTGVTMGFLAAGSIDLHAGIAIMLGANVGTCITAFIASIGGGTQAKLTAYAHIWLNVMGVALFIPFIPLLGTTVRTLAGSADLQLAHASVLFNLICSLLVLPFANSFARLIEKVHLPKKS; encoded by the coding sequence ATGATCTTACATGGAATCGCCTTTATTTTTTTTATTTTATGTTTCTTATTCGGCATGACCTGGCTCAGGTCGGGGCTATTTAATATTGCAAATCAGAAGATCAAGACGTGGCTTCATTTTCTCACGAGCACCCCAGTCAAGGGTGTCATGACAGGAACCGTTGTCACCGCATTTATTCACAGCAGCTCTGCGGTCATGGTCCTCACAGTGGGACTGGCTTCCTCCGGGTTGATCCCTTTCCGTCAAACCATCGGCATCATGCTCGGTTCGAATATCGGGACCACTTTCACTCTTGAAATGTTCACTCTGGATATGAACTATCTCATCGTTCCATCCATGATCATCGGATGTGTACTGTATTTTTTCAAATCTCCACAAATCAGAAGCAGCGGTATGATCTTTATAGGATTCGGATTGATCTTTACATCGATCCGGGCCATTCAATGGCTTGCCACGCCTTTGACGACGCATGAATCACTGCGTTCTTACATGATTCAGGTCAATGAACATCTTGTCCTTGCATTGCTGATTGGATGCGTGTTGACAGCCATCATACAATCGAGTACCGTCGTGACAGGCGTGACGATGGGGTTTCTTGCTGCAGGTTCGATTGATCTCCATGCAGGAATAGCCATCATGCTCGGTGCCAATGTCGGCACCTGTATCACAGCCTTCATTGCAAGCATAGGCGGCGGCACCCAGGCCAAGCTGACCGCATACGCCCATATCTGGCTGAATGTGATGGGTGTGGCACTTTTCATCCCTTTCATCCCCTTACTAGGAACGACCGTACGGACGCTCGCCGGTTCTGCGGATTTGCAATTGGCCCACGCCAGTGTCCTATTCAACCTTATATGTTCTCTGCTTGTTCTTCCGTTTGCCAATTCGTTCGCCCGGTTAATCGAAAAGGTGCACCTTCCAAAAAAAAGCTGA
- the rpsU gene encoding 30S ribosomal protein S21, whose protein sequence is MSKTVVRKNESLEDALRRFKRSVSKTGTLQEFRKREFYEKPSVKRKKKSEAARKRKF, encoded by the coding sequence ATGTCAAAAACAGTTGTTCGTAAAAACGAATCGCTTGAAGATGCTCTTCGTCGCTTCAAACGCTCAGTTTCTAAAACAGGAACTTTACAAGAGTTTAGAAAGCGCGAATTTTATGAAAAGCCAAGCGTAAAACGCAAAAAGAAATCAGAAGCTGCAAGAAAGCGTAAGTTCTAA
- a CDS encoding GatB/YqeY domain-containing protein: MSLLNRLNDDMKQAMKNKEKEKLSVIRMLKASLQNEAIKHGKQELSEDEELTVLSREVKQRKDSLQEFQNAGREDLVEKIQTELTYVEIYMPKQLSEEEVSAIIEQTVAEVGATSKADMGKVMGAIMPKLKGKADGALVNKLVLQHLS, encoded by the coding sequence ATGAGTCTTCTCAATCGTTTAAATGATGATATGAAACAAGCGATGAAAAATAAAGAAAAAGAGAAGCTTTCCGTTATCCGCATGCTAAAGGCTTCACTTCAAAATGAAGCCATCAAACATGGGAAACAGGAACTCTCTGAAGACGAAGAGTTGACTGTCCTTTCTCGAGAAGTGAAGCAACGGAAAGACTCCCTCCAGGAATTTCAAAACGCCGGTCGCGAAGACCTCGTTGAGAAAATTCAAACAGAACTGACTTACGTCGAAATATATATGCCTAAGCAGCTTTCAGAAGAAGAAGTCTCAGCTATTATCGAACAGACGGTAGCTGAGGTAGGTGCTACTTCTAAAGCCGATATGGGCAAAGTGATGGGAGCAATCATGCCTAAATTAAAAGGGAAAGCCGATGGGGCTCTCGTCAACAAACTTGTTCTTCAACATTTATCATAA
- a CDS encoding nodulation protein NfeD: MRRSILVLLMLILGCSIIQPLISSAADSDRVYVIPIQKEVERGLHAFLERAIKDAEDHNAELIIFDIDTPGGLVDAAGDIGQLLDGIDAKTIAFVNDHALSAGAFISLHADEIYMVPNGQMGAAAVIDQEGNAADKKAQSYWLSAMKSAAESNGRDPHYALAMADDSLVIEELGIEKGELLTLGSKEAKEIGYSEGTVKNLDELYETLGVDKSSVKRVDETFAEKLARFITNPVVVPILLSLASIGLIVELYSPGFGIAGSIGLISLVLFFYGHLVAGLAGYETIILFIIGIILIVAEFFLPGGIAGVLGIGAILASIMLAGGDMVQMGISLLIALFIAVATVIIFVKVFGKKMKFFNKIILNDSTSTESGYVSNANRLDLIGRIGVTKTPLRPSGTVIVEEERIDAVTEGGFIKAGEKVKIVKVEGSRIVVRDIS, translated from the coding sequence TTGAGGAGAAGTATACTTGTATTATTGATGCTGATTCTTGGATGCAGCATTATTCAGCCATTGATCAGTTCAGCCGCGGATTCGGATAGGGTATACGTGATTCCCATTCAAAAGGAAGTGGAAAGAGGACTTCATGCATTTTTGGAAAGAGCGATCAAAGATGCGGAAGATCATAATGCGGAACTGATCATTTTCGATATTGATACACCTGGGGGATTGGTTGATGCCGCGGGCGATATCGGGCAGCTCCTGGATGGGATCGATGCAAAAACAATTGCGTTTGTAAATGATCATGCCCTGTCAGCGGGAGCATTCATCTCCCTCCATGCAGATGAAATCTATATGGTACCGAATGGACAGATGGGTGCTGCAGCGGTCATTGATCAGGAGGGGAATGCGGCGGATAAGAAAGCCCAGAGCTACTGGCTATCTGCCATGAAAAGTGCCGCTGAGTCAAATGGGAGAGATCCTCACTATGCTCTCGCCATGGCAGATGATTCCCTCGTCATAGAAGAGCTGGGGATTGAAAAAGGTGAACTATTGACGCTGGGATCAAAGGAAGCAAAGGAGATCGGGTATTCAGAGGGGACAGTGAAGAACCTCGATGAATTGTATGAAACGCTTGGAGTGGATAAGTCCTCTGTGAAACGGGTGGATGAAACGTTCGCGGAAAAACTCGCCCGCTTCATCACAAACCCTGTCGTTGTCCCGATTCTATTATCCCTGGCAAGCATCGGGCTGATTGTGGAGCTGTATTCACCCGGTTTTGGAATTGCCGGTTCTATCGGCTTGATTTCCCTTGTATTATTCTTTTATGGACACTTGGTTGCAGGACTTGCGGGATACGAAACCATTATTCTTTTCATCATTGGTATCATCCTTATAGTGGCGGAGTTTTTCCTCCCCGGTGGAATTGCGGGGGTACTCGGCATAGGGGCGATCCTTGCAAGTATTATGTTGGCAGGGGGCGATATGGTGCAAATGGGAATCTCTCTTTTGATTGCTTTATTCATTGCCGTTGCAACAGTGATTATCTTTGTAAAGGTGTTTGGTAAAAAGATGAAATTTTTCAACAAAATCATTTTAAACGATTCCACCAGCACAGAAAGCGGATATGTATCCAACGCCAATCGATTGGATTTGATTGGAAGAATTGGCGTGACCAAAACGCCGTTAAGGCCATCCGGAACCGTCATCGTGGAGGAAGAAAGAATCGACGCAGTGACAGAAGGCGGCTTTATCAAAGCAGGTGAAAAGGTTAAAATTGTGAAGGTGGAAGGGTCAAGGATTGTAGTAAGAGACATTTCATAA
- the floA gene encoding flotillin-like protein FloA (flotillin-like protein involved in membrane lipid rafts) — MGPSTILLLVAIVVGIIVLAVLFTFVPVMLWISAIAAGVRISIFTLVGMRLRRVIPSRVINPLIKAHKAGITVTINQLESHYLAGGNVDRVVNALIAAHRANIELTFERAAAIDLAGRDVLEAVQMSVNPKVIETPFIAGVAMDGIEVKAKARITVRANIDRLVGGAGEETIVARVGEGIVSTIGSSDNHKKVLENPDLISQTVLSKGLDAGTAFEILSIDIADVDIGKNIGAELQTEQAEADKNIAQAKAEERRAMAVANEQEMKARVEEMRAKVVEAEAEVPLAMAEALRSGNIGVMDYMNLKNIDADTEMRDSIGKLTGDKKDPKSDK, encoded by the coding sequence ATAGGACCAAGTACGATTCTACTGCTCGTTGCGATTGTGGTGGGCATTATCGTTTTAGCTGTATTATTTACATTTGTACCAGTCATGCTGTGGATTTCAGCAATCGCGGCAGGAGTCAGGATCAGTATTTTCACACTAGTAGGGATGAGATTAAGACGTGTTATCCCGAGTCGTGTGATCAATCCATTGATTAAAGCCCATAAAGCGGGCATCACGGTAACGATCAACCAGCTGGAGAGTCACTATTTAGCTGGCGGTAACGTAGACAGAGTGGTCAATGCACTGATTGCGGCTCATCGTGCAAATATTGAATTGACGTTTGAGCGTGCTGCGGCGATTGACCTTGCTGGTCGTGACGTCCTTGAAGCGGTTCAGATGAGTGTTAACCCTAAAGTGATCGAAACGCCGTTCATCGCGGGGGTGGCCATGGATGGAATCGAAGTGAAGGCAAAGGCGCGTATCACGGTCCGTGCGAATATCGACCGCCTTGTCGGTGGTGCCGGTGAAGAAACGATCGTTGCCCGTGTCGGGGAAGGGATTGTATCAACGATCGGTTCATCCGACAATCACAAAAAGGTATTGGAAAATCCGGATTTGATTTCTCAGACGGTCCTTTCAAAAGGTCTGGACGCAGGTACGGCATTTGAGATCCTCTCTATTGATATTGCGGATGTTGATATCGGCAAGAATATCGGAGCGGAACTGCAAACAGAACAAGCAGAAGCGGACAAGAACATTGCCCAGGCGAAAGCGGAAGAACGAAGAGCGATGGCCGTTGCCAACGAACAGGAAATGAAAGCAAGGGTAGAAGAAATGAGAGCGAAAGTTGTGGAAGCGGAAGCAGAAGTGCCTCTTGCCATGGCGGAAGCACTCAGATCAGGTAACATCGGTGTGATGGACTATATGAACCTGAAGAATATTGATGCCGATACAGAAATGAGAGACTCGATCGGAAAGCTGACAGGGGATAAAAAAGATCCGAAGAGTGATAAGTAA